One window from the genome of bacterium encodes:
- a CDS encoding phage tail protein codes for MRTGLTPPQLEILNASVKKVSWLFEVDRDNDGTVDYYWSTEGKSFGGHNYSPKIMSFSPLVIAMGSLELGVIPPARVTITVSFSGNTIGGLGPSAFEDASITIRLAGEANGLEAELMAWRLRVVSAWAVDQVLTLECQDRFTINLEGDYPNLPLISDLFPSDIMKNDNVCVPLVFGTPFFPVRWISSMREAIFVDAATFTTAGDQTALFTPGQFVLAHCGVDGNLACWVENSSFNLGLTTVRLSEASGSLTSNLVRVSTDHYLLGPADKSYTIDRARTPQEVNFKTTYLSTDYTFKQDSVAGADGAGYRVVQLLCDDANNDGSNDANGFWGIAGKQIYDLPLRFSRSDLAGTTNPADIATWILEDWGILPGEIDDVSRLEAAATFAARGLDLNIGLWYRMPREKLISKLFSVTGMIPLYRDKIGFKVLTTASQMAIEEDMVKPGSFQVKRTFTQKRKDSGYVTWQVPAEPVDQLNKTLVAVKSTAENCSDTTIEAEWILDAVKARKCAQLALQRILLKDREITFTAHSRILSLEPGDMITINPANFGAEGVAYTCLITKMTIHEGLWVDVECTRFSDTLDDWDDLSAPETEVSQACAERGYSPIYQGPPDAAGSTALRANQITGTVLIGSGGTLATSNNPAVNGGLLATNMQLTCYSPSGQVRFQAIYGGADQGDVTLGNYAQDAGAKWDQSAGVFEVKGRISTGEGSIAGWNISATKISKTGIELDSAFSRLKAFSGSNSVVLDPNGLIGHSSVLGDVFKILTNGSAPEFSSGKIKECEYQIYTSGIIKTSDNPATDGGLLINHTSMTGYNTSGQMRFQAVYSGVDQGDVTIGDFTAGKGIRWDQSAGTLIIKVSSTGGVTVSGGGDITLSGSDTDPGRLKFAGTSYAVEIGGDTDGNRFLIKPDVNNAVDCYVGLNGAWWGDPDARFRDLRLTAKRQGSLSCGDWAGAVNGAAVEVDGDSNDLEPAITLSLYDKTSQNLRQYNIRSGLFGPQDHKVQDLGKSTAAWDDAYADDWHNVADFFFLDHRGENGEIIPVDDLEIIKAIRPSGVFDPRTGMEIIDDNSLPEWLLSRDKVSGKILYDQEGKPYLSLKAVISLCLGAIRQLDRKITEKSGGNGNGPAQ; via the coding sequence ATGAGAACAGGTCTCACACCTCCGCAATTGGAAATCCTGAACGCCTCGGTCAAAAAGGTATCCTGGCTGTTTGAAGTCGATCGGGATAATGACGGCACGGTTGATTACTACTGGTCTACCGAAGGGAAATCCTTCGGCGGCCACAATTACAGCCCGAAAATCATGTCATTCAGCCCCTTGGTCATTGCTATGGGCAGCCTTGAGCTTGGGGTCATTCCGCCCGCACGGGTCACCATTACAGTCAGCTTTTCGGGCAACACGATTGGCGGACTCGGCCCAAGCGCCTTCGAAGATGCATCAATAACCATTCGGCTGGCAGGTGAGGCGAACGGCCTGGAGGCCGAGCTTATGGCCTGGCGGCTGCGGGTGGTTTCAGCCTGGGCGGTCGATCAGGTTTTAACTTTAGAGTGCCAGGACCGGTTCACGATCAACCTTGAGGGCGATTACCCGAACCTGCCCCTGATAAGCGATTTGTTTCCGTCCGATATCATGAAAAATGACAATGTCTGTGTGCCCCTTGTCTTTGGCACACCCTTTTTTCCGGTCCGGTGGATCAGCAGCATGCGGGAGGCCATCTTTGTGGATGCAGCCACCTTCACCACAGCCGGTGACCAGACCGCACTTTTCACCCCCGGGCAGTTTGTTCTTGCCCACTGCGGAGTTGACGGCAATCTGGCCTGCTGGGTGGAGAACAGCTCCTTTAACCTTGGCCTGACCACGGTCAGGCTTTCTGAGGCCAGCGGCAGTCTGACTTCCAATCTGGTCCGGGTGAGCACGGACCACTATCTGCTTGGCCCGGCAGACAAAAGCTACACCATCGACCGGGCAAGGACTCCGCAGGAGGTCAACTTCAAGACGACCTATCTGTCCACGGACTATACCTTCAAGCAGGATTCAGTGGCGGGTGCAGACGGGGCAGGCTACCGGGTGGTTCAGCTCCTGTGCGATGATGCCAATAACGACGGCAGTAACGATGCCAATGGATTCTGGGGCATTGCGGGCAAGCAGATCTACGATCTGCCCCTCAGGTTCTCCCGCAGCGATCTTGCGGGCACGACCAACCCGGCTGACATTGCCACATGGATACTTGAGGACTGGGGCATCCTGCCCGGCGAAATCGACGATGTCTCACGGCTTGAGGCCGCCGCCACATTTGCGGCCAGAGGGCTTGATCTGAACATCGGGCTGTGGTACCGGATGCCGAGGGAAAAACTCATTTCCAAGCTCTTTTCTGTAACCGGCATGATCCCCCTGTACCGGGATAAAATCGGGTTCAAAGTCCTGACCACGGCAAGCCAGATGGCGATTGAAGAGGATATGGTCAAGCCGGGATCCTTTCAGGTTAAGCGGACCTTCACCCAGAAGCGCAAGGACAGCGGCTATGTGACCTGGCAGGTCCCTGCCGAGCCGGTTGACCAGCTCAATAAAACCCTGGTAGCGGTCAAGAGCACTGCCGAAAATTGCTCTGACACCACCATTGAGGCGGAATGGATCCTGGATGCGGTCAAAGCCCGAAAATGCGCTCAGCTTGCCCTGCAGCGAATACTCCTGAAGGACAGGGAAATTACCTTCACTGCCCACAGCAGGATACTGTCCCTTGAGCCGGGAGATATGATAACCATTAATCCCGCCAATTTCGGAGCCGAAGGAGTCGCCTACACATGCCTGATCACCAAGATGACCATCCATGAGGGTTTATGGGTCGATGTCGAATGCACCAGGTTTTCCGATACCCTCGATGACTGGGATGACCTCTCGGCCCCTGAGACCGAGGTTTCGCAAGCCTGCGCTGAACGCGGATATTCGCCCATCTATCAGGGACCGCCTGATGCAGCCGGTTCAACGGCCCTGCGGGCCAACCAGATCACCGGCACAGTCCTGATCGGCAGCGGCGGAACCCTGGCCACCAGCAACAACCCGGCAGTGAATGGCGGCCTTTTGGCCACCAATATGCAGCTTACCTGCTATAGTCCCTCGGGGCAGGTGAGATTTCAGGCCATCTATGGAGGTGCTGATCAGGGTGATGTTACCCTGGGAAACTATGCCCAGGATGCTGGAGCAAAGTGGGACCAGTCAGCGGGAGTGTTTGAAGTCAAGGGCAGGATCAGCACCGGGGAGGGCAGTATTGCCGGATGGAATATTTCAGCCACCAAGATCTCGAAAACCGGCATTGAGCTTGATTCTGCCTTCTCACGGCTGAAAGCGTTCAGCGGCAGCAACTCCGTGGTCCTTGACCCTAATGGCCTGATCGGTCACAGCAGCGTGCTTGGCGATGTTTTCAAGATCCTGACCAATGGCTCGGCACCGGAATTTTCATCCGGCAAGATCAAAGAGTGTGAATATCAGATCTATACCTCCGGGATCATAAAAACCAGTGATAATCCTGCAACCGATGGCGGCCTGCTGATCAATCACACCAGTATGACCGGCTATAATACCAGCGGTCAGATGAGATTTCAGGCTGTTTATTCCGGAGTTGATCAGGGCGATGTAACTATCGGTGATTTTACCGCAGGTAAGGGGATCAGGTGGGACCAGTCAGCAGGGACACTGATTATCAAGGTCAGCTCAACCGGCGGGGTAACTGTTTCCGGCGGCGGAGATATCACCCTGAGCGGAAGCGATACGGACCCTGGACGGCTCAAATTTGCCGGTACAAGCTACGCGGTTGAAATCGGCGGGGATACAGACGGCAACAGGTTTCTGATTAAACCTGATGTCAATAATGCCGTCGATTGTTATGTCGGCCTCAATGGGGCCTGGTGGGGTGATCCTGACGCGCGGTTTCGTGATCTTCGCCTGACGGCAAAACGCCAGGGCTCCCTGTCCTGCGGTGACTGGGCCGGAGCGGTCAATGGGGCAGCGGTGGAGGTTGACGGTGACAGCAATGACCTTGAGCCTGCCATTACGCTTTCCCTGTATGACAAGACGTCCCAGAACCTTCGCCAATATAACATCCGCTCCGGCCTCTTTGGCCCGCAGGACCATAAGGTGCAGGATCTGGGAAAATCAACTGCGGCCTGGGACGATGCTTACGCTGATGATTGGCATAATGTGGCTGATTTTTTCTTCCTCGACCATAGGGGTGAGAACGGTGAAATCATCCCGGTTGATGACCTTGAAATAATCAAAGCCATCAGGCCAAGCGGTGTATTCGACCCACGAACAGGGATGGAAATTATCGATGACAACAGCCTGCCGGAGTGGCTGCTCAGCAGGGATAAGGTGAGCGGAAAAATCCTCTATGATCAGGAGGGCAAACCCTATCTCTCACTCAAGGCTGTAATCAGCCTGTGCCTTGGAGCTATCCGGCAACTCGACAGGAAGATAACAGAAAAATCAGGAGGAAATGGCAATGGACCAGCACAGTAA
- a CDS encoding ABC transporter ATP-binding protein, with the protein MSLRVKDLSFSYGKECILKGISFTAEKGEIVSIAGPNGSGKSTLLKCMNMILRSRGTIFFDSIDLRKMKSRQRAQIIAYVPQNISGSFPIMVFDSVLLGRRPYIGWRAGTRDLEIVSKIISSMRLSHLMLKSYNQLSGGERQKVLIARALAQEPKLFLLDEPTSNLDLKHQLEVFACLKEISKRDGISVIITIHDLNLASQFSDTVIFLKDGYIHDSGKPERVMTRENIKTVYGVDAIIHRESEKPYVIPYKNG; encoded by the coding sequence ATGAGCCTAAGAGTAAAGGATTTGAGTTTCAGCTATGGAAAGGAATGCATATTAAAAGGCATTTCCTTCACTGCTGAAAAAGGAGAAATCGTAAGCATTGCCGGTCCAAACGGTTCAGGCAAGAGCACCCTCTTAAAGTGTATGAATATGATTCTCAGATCTCGGGGTACTATTTTTTTCGATAGCATCGATTTACGAAAAATGAAATCAAGACAAAGAGCACAGATAATCGCTTATGTCCCGCAAAATATCTCGGGTTCATTTCCCATTATGGTATTTGATTCGGTGCTCCTTGGCCGAAGGCCGTATATTGGCTGGAGAGCAGGGACAAGGGATTTGGAGATTGTCTCAAAAATCATTTCCTCCATGAGACTAAGTCATCTTATGTTAAAAAGTTATAACCAGCTCAGTGGAGGTGAAAGACAAAAGGTCTTGATTGCACGAGCATTGGCTCAGGAGCCTAAATTATTCCTTTTAGATGAGCCTACCAGTAACCTCGACCTAAAACACCAACTGGAAGTGTTCGCTTGCCTCAAGGAAATATCAAAGAGAGATGGTATATCTGTAATTATTACCATTCATGATCTGAATCTTGCATCGCAGTTTTCCGATACTGTTATCTTTTTGAAGGATGGTTATATTCATGACTCGGGTAAACCAGAGCGGGTCATGACCAGAGAAAACATAAAAACCGTTTATGGCGTAGACGCCATCATTCACCGGGAATCTGAGAAGCCATATGTGATCCCTTACAAGAATGGATAA
- a CDS encoding ABC transporter substrate-binding protein produces MVRRIITIRDSADRSVRVPYPVKTVVVLWKNPAEEMKALGAIERIIGLDKTTKEEVDKGLYPELADRPLVGSCKQPNYEKIAQLKPDVVIMLSSYPPLPDEIQQKLKPFDIPVVGLDFYRVEDYFNEVKILGSMLGLENKANQYLEFFRAQYRLIDSRIRSLPPERRKRVYFEGNDYKTYGGAGYGAGIPGIIRAAGGLDLYPESPAIEFEADPEDVAVKNPQVIFKGVKGGYFLKNTAEFERLRNELMRRPELAATEAVRNNQVYIISWDVTGGARKKFGPIFLAKVLYPDLFKDMEPLSFLKEYFEEYQNLRFQGVYLYPAVSEQTGKDKR; encoded by the coding sequence ATGGTCCGAAGAATCATTACTATCCGGGATTCAGCCGACCGATCCGTAAGGGTGCCTTATCCGGTAAAAACTGTCGTGGTACTGTGGAAAAATCCTGCGGAAGAAATGAAAGCCCTGGGTGCTATAGAACGGATCATCGGCCTGGACAAAACGACCAAAGAGGAGGTTGACAAGGGGCTGTATCCGGAGTTGGCGGATCGGCCCCTTGTCGGCTCATGCAAACAGCCCAACTATGAAAAAATTGCCCAGTTAAAGCCGGATGTTGTCATTATGCTCTCCTCTTATCCTCCTCTTCCTGACGAGATTCAGCAAAAGCTGAAACCCTTTGATATCCCGGTGGTTGGTTTGGACTTCTACCGGGTGGAGGATTACTTCAATGAGGTAAAGATCTTGGGATCGATGTTAGGTCTTGAGAACAAGGCCAACCAATACCTTGAATTCTTCAGAGCACAATACAGGCTGATAGACAGCCGGATAAGGAGCCTCCCCCCCGAAAGGCGAAAGCGGGTCTATTTTGAAGGTAATGATTACAAAACCTACGGCGGTGCCGGTTATGGTGCAGGCATCCCCGGCATAATCAGAGCCGCAGGGGGCCTTGATCTTTACCCGGAAAGTCCTGCCATTGAGTTTGAGGCAGACCCTGAAGATGTGGCAGTAAAAAACCCGCAGGTAATCTTCAAGGGAGTCAAGGGGGGATATTTTTTGAAAAACACCGCTGAATTCGAGCGCCTTCGCAACGAGCTTATGAGAAGACCGGAGCTTGCCGCTACGGAAGCGGTAAGGAACAACCAGGTATATATCATAAGCTGGGATGTCACTGGAGGTGCCCGGAAAAAATTCGGGCCTATCTTTCTGGCTAAGGTGCTCTATCCCGATCTTTTTAAAGACATGGAACCCCTTTCTTTTCTCAAGGAATATTTTGAAGAATATCAAAACCTGAGATTTCAGGGTGTGTATCTTTATCCTGCAGTTTCCGAGCAAACCGGAAAAGACAAACGATAG
- a CDS encoding TonB-dependent receptor, which yields MIELEPISITATKTEKSVTLAPASVSVIKKEDLLRENYVNLNEVLESIPGVYSYEGKGIATPWPVVNLRGFHGHMRTLIMVNGQPISPSLYSLALVHWTAIPVDVVDRIEVVRGPFSAVYGGDAVGGVVNIITKCPDKLEVTAKTGYGDNQTYKVHLSGANRLNDNLNIFFAFDKKKTNNYVTDYYVAKPAKPPADPSTATAVTGARKVRQYESTAYAYEVGHKGESHWDENTFTLNLGWDISDASDLKLNLLFSEYEVEPCKSASYLRDKNGKEVRSGLVSFEENGAPVYLNLTSASYLNFNGAKGTGIYSTEYAYKFTPDLDLKLSLGLTDYNYEKVIYPSSTATENGGPGSFSESPSKIWQGEVQTNYRVLKNILLTGGINYRYDKGDFKKYAAENWRYLDSITTMTETICPESKRYGLYLQGDVNLFDKVDLYLASRYDQWSSEATRKTAKEKTHLKADDQDAFSPKLAVVYQALQDTTLKLSAGKAFRVPNFFELYQPLTMADTTYLPNPDLDPEITWSWELGVEQRIFSDHTIMNLTYFENYSTDYIDSRTWKDPNNVKFAQRDNFGKTETRGVEFELCQKLTDYLKGFLNYTYIDAEITENKEYPKIVGKSPRYVPDQMFNAGLDFRLSPFSASLNTRYVSRIYGTNEHTTKNWNVYGAMDKVNFVTDVKLGVDFLKNYNASVSVNNIFDEEYYQYSKAPGRTVFGMLATKF from the coding sequence GTGATAGAACTGGAACCGATATCAATTACTGCTACCAAGACCGAAAAAAGCGTTACCCTGGCTCCGGCAAGTGTAAGTGTCATCAAAAAGGAAGATCTACTGAGGGAAAATTATGTCAATCTGAACGAGGTCCTGGAATCTATACCAGGGGTTTATTCCTATGAAGGCAAGGGAATCGCAACTCCCTGGCCGGTGGTCAATTTACGGGGCTTTCATGGTCATATGAGAACTTTGATCATGGTTAATGGCCAGCCGATCAGTCCCAGCCTCTATTCACTCGCCCTGGTTCACTGGACAGCTATCCCGGTTGATGTAGTTGATCGTATTGAAGTTGTGCGAGGTCCATTTTCTGCCGTTTATGGAGGAGATGCGGTAGGAGGAGTTGTCAATATCATCACCAAGTGTCCCGATAAACTCGAAGTGACGGCTAAAACTGGATATGGGGACAATCAAACCTATAAGGTCCACCTGAGTGGAGCAAATCGCCTGAACGATAATCTCAATATCTTTTTTGCCTTTGATAAGAAAAAGACGAATAATTATGTAACGGACTACTATGTTGCCAAACCTGCCAAACCGCCGGCTGATCCATCTACAGCAACAGCCGTTACCGGTGCCCGAAAAGTGCGCCAATATGAATCCACCGCATATGCCTATGAAGTTGGGCATAAGGGTGAATCTCATTGGGATGAAAATACCTTCACCCTCAATCTTGGATGGGATATCTCCGATGCATCTGATTTAAAATTGAACCTGCTCTTCAGTGAATATGAAGTTGAACCATGTAAGTCCGCATCTTATTTGCGGGACAAAAATGGGAAGGAGGTCCGATCGGGGCTGGTCTCCTTTGAAGAAAATGGGGCACCAGTTTATCTTAATCTCACTTCGGCAAGTTATCTCAATTTTAACGGAGCAAAGGGCACCGGCATCTATAGTACAGAATATGCTTATAAATTTACTCCAGATCTGGATCTTAAACTGAGCCTCGGGTTGACAGACTATAATTACGAAAAGGTTATCTATCCATCCTCCACGGCCACGGAAAATGGCGGGCCAGGCAGTTTTTCTGAATCACCCAGTAAAATCTGGCAGGGTGAAGTGCAGACAAACTACCGGGTTTTAAAAAATATCCTCCTTACGGGGGGAATCAACTACCGCTATGATAAGGGTGATTTCAAAAAGTATGCGGCGGAAAACTGGAGATATCTTGACTCAATAACCACGATGACCGAAACAATATGTCCCGAGAGTAAAAGATATGGACTCTATCTTCAAGGTGATGTCAATCTTTTTGATAAGGTGGATCTGTACCTGGCGAGCCGATACGACCAGTGGAGCTCTGAAGCCACCAGAAAGACCGCTAAAGAGAAAACGCATTTGAAAGCTGACGACCAGGATGCCTTCAGCCCGAAGCTGGCGGTCGTTTACCAGGCACTTCAGGACACCACACTTAAGCTCTCCGCTGGGAAAGCCTTCAGGGTGCCGAATTTTTTTGAGCTTTATCAGCCCTTGACAATGGCCGATACAACCTATTTACCCAATCCTGACCTGGATCCTGAAATTACCTGGTCCTGGGAACTGGGGGTAGAGCAGCGGATTTTTAGCGATCATACTATAATGAATCTTACCTATTTTGAAAACTACAGCACCGATTATATCGATTCCCGGACATGGAAAGATCCTAACAACGTCAAGTTTGCTCAACGGGACAATTTCGGCAAAACTGAAACACGGGGTGTAGAGTTTGAATTATGTCAGAAGCTTACTGACTATCTCAAGGGGTTCCTCAATTACACCTATATAGATGCGGAAATAACGGAGAACAAGGAATATCCGAAAATTGTGGGCAAGAGCCCCCGGTATGTCCCGGATCAGATGTTTAACGCTGGTTTGGATTTTCGTCTATCGCCCTTTTCAGCTTCTCTTAATACCCGCTATGTTTCCAGGATCTATGGGACCAATGAGCATACTACCAAAAATTGGAATGTATATGGAGCAATGGATAAGGTTAATTTTGTCACCGATGTAAAACTTGGAGTCGATTTCCTGAAGAACTATAATGCCTCGGTTTCCGTGAACAATATTTTTGACGAAGAATATTATCAATATTCAAAAGCACCCGGCAGAACCGTTTTCGGAATGCTGGCAACGAAATTTTAA
- a CDS encoding MFS transporter has product MPGSNSRALTSEKDPQNAPLFMHVNFMSYGNLLRTNKPLRALWLGMLCSSIGDCFREVSVLALVISLTGTGIEMAVILLLGVVPLLFVTPMAGLLIDRYDTRKLMIGADFTRALLTLGFLAIHTANRIWLVYTLTALISVISIFYSASRLLLVSSVISQDNLISANSLFTLTSGFCLACGSISAAYFLKINGRNISFLFDSLTFIVSGSLLLGIQDGQRVVLSSHCRKLSELVLNYWEDVKRGISYLKNNPRVHSLLLFNVTRFIGSGALYMLLGVFGAKVFQAGDSGISAFYASFGIGIFVGGIMAKKISERLINPNYFILIGLAVLVEGVFIMAFSHINILFLSLFILTIAYFSRAFFLTFYDALIMYLVDDHFRGRIFSVDKVFTYTTMSLAMMACSWSLSIVSPQQLAFITGGFLFLSGILWLIFVNKRGFSASLSPVIIGALEMRR; this is encoded by the coding sequence ATGCCTGGTTCAAATTCAAGAGCATTGACCTCAGAGAAAGACCCGCAGAATGCCCCGCTGTTCATGCATGTTAATTTTATGAGCTATGGTAATCTTCTGAGGACAAATAAGCCATTGCGCGCTTTGTGGCTTGGAATGCTATGCAGTTCCATAGGGGATTGCTTCCGGGAGGTCAGTGTCCTTGCCCTGGTGATCAGCCTGACAGGTACCGGCATAGAGATGGCAGTAATACTTTTACTGGGAGTCGTTCCTCTTCTATTTGTAACTCCTATGGCCGGTTTACTCATCGACAGATATGATACCCGAAAATTAATGATCGGCGCTGATTTTACCCGTGCCTTGTTAACCCTGGGTTTTCTTGCCATCCATACAGCCAACAGGATATGGCTTGTTTATACCTTAACCGCGCTTATTTCGGTGATAAGCATATTTTATTCCGCTTCCCGGCTGCTTCTGGTCAGCTCTGTCATTAGTCAGGATAACCTGATCAGCGCTAATTCCCTGTTTACGCTGACCAGTGGATTTTGCCTTGCGTGTGGTTCCATTTCAGCAGCCTATTTCCTGAAAATCAATGGCAGGAATATTTCATTTCTATTCGACTCTTTGACCTTCATTGTTTCAGGATCGCTACTCCTGGGCATACAGGATGGCCAGAGGGTTGTTTTATCCAGCCACTGCCGCAAATTGAGTGAGCTTGTCCTCAATTACTGGGAGGATGTGAAGAGGGGGATATCTTACCTGAAAAATAATCCGAGAGTGCATTCCCTTCTCCTGTTCAATGTCACAAGATTTATCGGCTCCGGTGCTCTGTATATGCTGCTGGGCGTTTTCGGAGCAAAGGTTTTTCAGGCCGGAGATTCAGGAATCAGTGCATTCTATGCGAGTTTTGGGATCGGTATCTTTGTCGGTGGGATCATGGCCAAAAAAATCTCTGAGAGGTTAATAAATCCTAACTATTTCATTCTGATTGGCTTGGCAGTGCTGGTTGAGGGAGTGTTTATCATGGCTTTCAGTCACATCAATATTCTCTTTTTATCACTTTTTATTCTGACCATTGCTTATTTTTCAAGAGCATTCTTTCTGACTTTTTATGACGCCCTCATCATGTATTTAGTGGATGATCATTTCCGAGGAAGGATCTTTTCAGTCGATAAGGTATTCACCTATACAACGATGAGCTTAGCCATGATGGCTTGCAGTTGGAGTTTAAGCATTGTGTCTCCCCAGCAACTTGCCTTCATAACCGGCGGATTTCTTTTTCTTAGTGGGATATTGTGGCTCATTTTCGTCAATAAGCGGGGTTTTTCGGCTTCTCTATCACCAGTAATTATTGGTGCACTAGAAATGAGGAGATAG
- a CDS encoding iron ABC transporter permease, with protein sequence METKPAHVRTIYSKFAQRKLKYIAGEFCILFFLMMISVAVGTADLGLKEVLWTITARFIASLPKDPLYYPVIWHLRLPRVIMGVVAGAGLAASGTVMQAVTRNPLVSPFTLGISSAAALGASIAIMFNLSLMGPGKFTAIIVAFIFSLLCTLLVFALASKRGNSAEALILAGIVLMYFFSALTSVLQFFASEQELTAMVNWTFGSLSRSKWDEILIAACVVLTCIPILTRFSWDLNAMIAAGDEGAATLGINTSRIRTICLILSSLVTATIISFTGIIGFVGLVAPHLTRLVIGGDHRFLLVGSCITGAIILTLADIFGRTIVSPMIIPIGIVVSFVGVPMFIYLMMINRENYWG encoded by the coding sequence ATGGAAACCAAGCCTGCCCATGTAAGGACAATATATTCAAAATTTGCGCAAAGAAAGCTGAAATACATTGCTGGAGAGTTCTGTATCCTGTTCTTCCTGATGATGATTTCTGTAGCCGTTGGTACGGCTGACCTTGGCCTGAAAGAGGTACTCTGGACCATCACGGCAAGGTTTATAGCCTCTCTGCCGAAAGATCCTCTCTATTATCCGGTTATCTGGCATTTAAGACTCCCCAGAGTCATTATGGGAGTAGTTGCCGGGGCAGGGCTGGCCGCATCCGGTACCGTGATGCAGGCTGTTACCAGAAACCCGCTGGTTAGCCCTTTTACCCTTGGCATATCGTCGGCAGCAGCTTTAGGTGCATCCATAGCTATCATGTTTAACCTGAGCCTTATGGGCCCGGGAAAATTCACGGCTATTATCGTTGCGTTTATCTTCTCTCTTCTGTGTACACTTCTTGTTTTCGCCCTTGCCAGCAAGAGAGGTAACTCCGCTGAGGCTCTTATCCTGGCAGGTATTGTCCTCATGTATTTTTTTAGTGCCCTGACCTCTGTGCTTCAGTTTTTTGCTTCTGAACAGGAACTTACCGCTATGGTCAACTGGACTTTTGGGAGCCTGAGCAGAAGCAAATGGGATGAAATCCTGATTGCGGCGTGCGTGGTGCTTACCTGTATCCCTATTCTGACGCGGTTCTCCTGGGACCTTAATGCTATGATTGCAGCAGGTGATGAAGGAGCGGCAACGCTTGGTATCAATACATCAAGAATCAGAACCATTTGCCTGATACTTTCCTCTCTGGTCACGGCAACAATTATCAGTTTTACCGGCATCATTGGATTCGTTGGCCTTGTAGCACCGCATTTAACCAGATTGGTAATCGGAGGAGATCATCGATTCCTCCTTGTAGGTTCATGCATCACCGGAGCGATCATCCTTACCTTGGCAGATATCTTTGGCAGAACCATCGTCTCGCCAATGATTATTCCGATAGGCATCGTAGTATCCTTTGTCGGCGTACCCATGTTTATCTATCTGATGATGATAAATCGGGAAAACTATTGGGGCTGA